The DNA segment GAAGTGGTTGCCCCACGGATAGGCGCCCGGTTTGATGGTATAGAATTTGTAATTGCCCTGATCATCGGTAAAGCAACGCCCCGACCCGCGGAAGTTCGGATCCAGCGGTGCATCATGCTGATCGACCTTGTGCACGTAACGGCCTGCTGCGTTCGCCTGCCAGACTTCGACCAGGATATTGGGTTGCGGACGACCATCGGTATCCATCACCCGACCATGCACGACAATACGTTCGCCAAGCGGCTCGCCATTGACGACACCGTTTTTGGTCAGATCGAAATCCAGTTCACGCACGCTTGCCGGGGCAAAGCGTGGACCGGTGCCTTCGGTCAAACCCGATTTGATGGCAAGTGGTGCTTGGGTCGGACCACGCAACAGGGTCGATTTGTAACCGGGTGCGATATAGGGGGCGTGGGAGCCCCAGTCACGCGGTTTAAAGGTGGACATGAGGCTTACTCTCCCTTGGGTGTCGCGTCTGATGCCGCGTCGATCTCGGCATAGGTTTGTTTGGCAATGCGGAAGGCCGTATTGGCGGCAGGAACGCCGGCATAAACCGCAACATGCATCAGGGTTTCACGGATATCCTCGCGCGTTGCCCCGGTATTCAAGGTCGCCCGGATATGCATCGCAAGTTCTTCTTCATGGCCAAGCCCTGCAAGCAGCGCGATGGTCACGATAGAACGTTCACGCTTGGTGAAGGCGTCGCTTGTCCAGACACCGTTCCAGACATTCTCGGTGATATAGCGCTGAAAACCTTCGTCGATTTCCGTAATTTTTTGGGTGGCGCGATCCACATGTGCATCGCCCAGAACGGAACGGCGGGTTTTCATGCCAACGTCATACCGGCTCTCAGACAAGGTTCTTCTCCTTGGTAAATCGGTCGATCAACCGGGTCAGCAATTCCGGGGTTTCGATGCATGGCAGATGCCCGACCCCGTCAATCAATTCGAATTCGGCATTGGGGATCATTGATGCCATGGCGCGCACCACATCGGGCGGCGTTGCCAGATCTTCCGATCCACAGATACATAATGTCGGCACTGCAATTTTCGCTGCTGCATCGCGCAGATCACCATCGCGCAGCGCAATACAGGTCCCGACGTAACCCTCAATCGTGGTGCGTACCAGCATGTCGCGATACATCGCGGTTTCGAGAACCCGTTCCTTGCGGAAGGTCGGCGACAGCCAGCGTTCCATGATCGCATCGCCCATGGATGCAATCCCGTCGGCCTTGATCGCCTCGATCCGGGTGTTCCAGCTGTCATAATCGCCAAGCTTGGCGGCGGTATCACACAGGATCAGACCCCGCACACGGTTTGGCACCAGCTCGGTCACTTTCTGGGCGATCAGACCGCCAACAGACAGACCGCAAATGATCACCTGATCAAGGCCAAGGTAATCAAGCAACCCGATCAGATCATTGGCATGCAGCGCGACGTCATAGGGCGCATCGCCAATACCCGACAGGCCATGCCCGCGTTTGTCATAGGTAACAATGTTGAACGTTGATGAAAGCGTATCAACGACATCATC comes from the Thalassospira sp. ER-Se-21-Dark genome and includes:
- the pcaH gene encoding protocatechuate 3,4-dioxygenase subunit beta, which codes for MSTFKPRDWGSHAPYIAPGYKSTLLRGPTQAPLAIKSGLTEGTGPRFAPASVRELDFDLTKNGVVNGEPLGERIVVHGRVMDTDGRPQPNILVEVWQANAAGRYVHKVDQHDAPLDPNFRGSGRCFTDDQGNYKFYTIKPGAYPWGNHFNAWRPNHIHLSLFGPGFATRLVTQMYFPGDPLLDLDPIFLGTEDAAARERLIAKFSIDKTEEGFALGYQFDIVLRGRNGTPMEN
- the pcaC gene encoding 4-carboxymuconolactone decarboxylase — protein: MSESRYDVGMKTRRSVLGDAHVDRATQKITEIDEGFQRYITENVWNGVWTSDAFTKRERSIVTIALLAGLGHEEELAMHIRATLNTGATREDIRETLMHVAVYAGVPAANTAFRIAKQTYAEIDAASDATPKGE
- the pcaD gene encoding 3-oxoadipate enol-lactonase, encoding MSLQVAPVNGTHIHYSQSGPKNGPALVFANSLGTDLRIWDDVVDTLSSTFNIVTYDKRGHGLSGIGDAPYDVALHANDLIGLLDYLGLDQVIICGLSVGGLIAQKVTELVPNRVRGLILCDTAAKLGDYDSWNTRIEAIKADGIASMGDAIMERWLSPTFRKERVLETAMYRDMLVRTTIEGYVGTCIALRDGDLRDAAAKIAVPTLCICGSEDLATPPDVVRAMASMIPNAEFELIDGVGHLPCIETPELLTRLIDRFTKEKNLV